AGGTGCCGGTGTCGCGCTACCTCTCGGCCTTCGAGGCGGCGGTGAAGGTCTTCGGCCGCGGCCAGGTCAGCACCTACATCCTGGCCGGGCTGGGCGACACGCGCGAGGAGATCCTGTCGATGTGCGAGACCCTCATCGGCCTGGGCGTCTACCCCTTCGTCGTGCCCTTCGTGCCGATCAGCGGCACGCCGATGGAGGACAACCCGGCGCCCGACGCGGCGTGGATGCAGTCAGTGCTGCAGCCGTTGGGTTCGATGCTGTCGGTCGCGGGGCTGCGGTCTTCTGACATCAAGGCGGGATGCGGGAAGTGCGGGGCGTGTTCTTCGCTGTCGCAGTACGAGCAGCCGGTGGCCTTGGCGGGGGCCTGAGGCGGTGTTGGCATGACCACGCATGCGCTCACCTGCCTCGAGGCGCCGGTGCTCGCCTCCTTTGCCGGGCCCGCGGCCTTCACCCCCCTGCGAATTCCGCATCCGCTGGGCCGACAGCGACTGGGAGCGGCGTGAGGCCATGGCGCTGCGGCGGGCGGTGTTCTGCTTCGAGCAGGGCGTCTTCGTCGGCGACGACCGCGACGCGATCGACGACCATGCGCAGTGCCTGGTCGCGCTGTCGATGGTCGGCGGCGCGGCCGATGCGGTGGTCGGCACGGTGCGCATCCACCGGGCCGAGCCCGGCGTGTGGTGGGGCTCCCGATTGGCGGTGCACCCGTCGTTCCGGCACCTGGGCCGCATCGGCGCCACGCTCATCAAGCTCGCCGTCAGCAGCGCCCATGCGCAGGGCT
The sequence above is a segment of the Aquabacterium sp. J223 genome. Coding sequences within it:
- a CDS encoding MSMEG_0567/Sll0786 family nitrogen starvation N-acetyltransferase; the encoded protein is MRSPASRRRCSPPLPGPRPSPPCEFRIRWADSDWERREAMALRRAVFCFEQGVFVGDDRDAIDDHAQCLVALSMVGGAADAVVGTVRIHRAEPGVWWGSRLAVHPSFRHLGRIGATLIKLAVSSAHAQGCGRFLAHVQSQNVPMFERLYWTALEAMNLHGRPHHRMQADLAHYPPCDRPYAGFVTRTSA